Genomic window (Verrucomicrobiia bacterium):
TTCATCGCAGTCCTTTCAACGATATCAGCTTCCTATTGTTTGAATTCGAGATGGATTCCCAAATACAAGTCGGCGAAATCGGACGGCAGGGGAGGGAAGGGGTCGGAGCTTAAAATCGCCCTCTTGCAGGCGTTGTCAAACGAGCCGAAGCCGGAGGGGGCCTCGATTTGCAAATCGGTGACGCTCCCGTCCTTCTGAATCCGAAAATAAATCACGGTCGAGAGGGGCAGGTCCGAGCGCACCGGGTTTTCCCAGGCCTGGTCGATTTTGTTCAGCATCTGCTCGAGGTAGTAGCTGTAGGGGAAGTTGGCATTTTCCAAAACGGTTTCGCCGAAGGGGGTGTTGGCGGGGGCGGGGGAAGTCGTCGGCTTGGCCTGTTCTTTTTGTTCCGTCTTCGGCGGCTGTTTGGGGGTTTCTTTTTTAGGGGGTTTCAACTTCTCCACCAGCTTGGGGCCGGGAGGGACGGGCTTTTCAATTTTTTTCGGCTTCGGGATTTGGGCTTCGGCCTTGGCTTCCGGCAGGGCGGCCTGGGCGGCGGCGCGGAAGCGGATTTGAATCGTTTGCGAAGGGGGAATAATCAGTTTTTTGGGCGCGGGCCAAAAGGCGAGCGTCAAAATCAACAAAAAATGAACGAGAAAGGAGATGAAATAGGGGTTTTTCACTTAACCTTTTCCGGTTCGGTGACCAAGTCCACCTGGTCAATCCCCAAGGCGCGGATGCGCCCCATTACATTCACCACGAAGCCGTAGGGGACGTCCCGGTCGGCCCTTAAAAAGACCGTTTTGGTTTTTCCGGCCCGCTTGAGCCCGGCGAGCTTTCCTTCGAATTTGGCCAGGGAGACGAACTGGTCGTTGATGAAAATCGCCTGCTTTTCGGTGATGGAGACCACCGTGCCGGTGGCGGCGTCCTTGGTTCCCGCGGCGGCCTTGGGCAGATTCAGCTCAATCCCGGACTGGAGCATCGGGGCGGCAATCATAAATATTATCAAAAGCACGAGCACCACGTCTACCAGATTGGTAACGTTGATATCCGCCATCAGGCGGTAATCGGAACGGCCGCCGCTTTCCAGATTGACGCTCACTTGCCGCTTTCCTTCCAGAAGGCGGTCAAAAGTTCCAAGGCAAAACTATCGGTTTGCACGGCTATCTCCTTCAACCGGCTGTTGCAATAGTTATACCCCATCACGGCGGGAATTGCGGCGGCCAGCCCGACGATGGTGGCAATCAAGGCGGCGGCGATGCCGGGAGCGACCACGGCCAAGGTGGCCTGTCCGCGGATGCCAATCGAGAGAAAGGCATCCATCACCCCCCAGACGGTTCCAAGCAGGCCGAAGAACGGAGCGCTGTTGCCGGTGGTGGCCAGAAAGGAGACGTTTTTTTCCAGCTTGGCGATCTCCTCCTGCGAGACGCGCTTCAAGGTTATGGCAATCGTGTCAACGTCGTCCTTGGTCAGGTACCCCTCGCTTTTCGCCGGGGCATCCAGCTTGGCGGGGTGGGGGTTGCCGACCGGATTTCCCAAGGCGTGGCGGCGGGAGAGCTCGTCCCTATCCTTGGCCCCGTACTCCAGCATGCGGGAGAGGGGGGTGCCGCGCATGCCGGAGAGGTTGGTGTACACCTCCGACAAACTGCGGCGACGGCGGAAGATGTTCAGGAAGCGTTCGGACTCCAGTTTCACCCGCTTGAACTGCCCCAGCTTGATTACGATGACCCCCCAGGAGACCGCGGACATGAAGACCAAAATGGCCAAAATGATTTTGGAGAAGAAATCGGAACCGGTGACCAACTGCCAGACTTGATTGTCCAACAACAGCATAAAAGTCCTCCTCGAAGGCCTATAAATAGAAAGAACGCCCAAAAGGTCAAGGAAAACTTTTTTGGGGAGCGGCAAAAATAACCCTTGACGCCGGTTTTGAGGCCGATATATTTCCGGCCTGCTTTAATGGTAGAAGATAGGATGACGGGAAAATGTGTTTTTCAGGAGGCAACTTAATCGAGGAGGTGAGCTTTTAGAATGAAGCGTTTCTTTGTTGTACTGATGATTTCGCTTTTGTGCTTGGCTTTGGTGGGCGGCTGCGGCAAGAAGCAGGAAGAGCCCGCGATGGAACAGCCCGCGCAGACGATGCCGGACACCACCACGCAGACCATGCCGGACACCACGGTGATGCAGGATACCACCGCCGGCGCGACCAAGTAATTTCCTCCGGCGATAAAAAACGAAAACGAGGCCCGTTCGGGCCTCGTTTTTTGTTTGGGGATTCCAGCGGTTTGCCCGCTAACAGGGGAGGGGGCTGTCCAGGAACACTTTGTTCAGCTCCAACACGATATCCGCCGGGGAAAGATTGCCATCGCAGTTGACGTCCGTGAAGCAGTGAGCGCAGTCGCCGCTCCCCAAGAAGACGCAGGTTAACATCAAAACGACATCCGCCGGTGTAAAGTTCACGTCGCCATTCAAATCCCCCAACCCGGAACACAACATATGCACGACTTCCCCCGTCTGGATGGCGGGGTTGAAATCGAACACGATGGAAGCCCGGTTGCGAAGGAAGGTGCGGACCGGAAGATTCGGTTTGGGTTTAATCCAATAGTTCAAGAACCATTCCCCTTCCGGCGGCACCACGTTGGGGGCCAGCATAATGTTGGCAAACTGGGCGGTCAAAACCTGCCCGTTCAAGCTGTAGCTGAAATTTCCTCGCAAGGAGGAAGAATCAATTCGCAAGCTGGAAAGATCCAGATTGGTGTCCAGCGTGTCGGTGATGAAAACGTTCACGGCCGAATCGGTGGCCTGGGCCTTGTTCTCGAAAAGAATGGTGTACTGGATGGAATCGCCGAAGCCGGCAATCGGGATTGGGTAGACCGGGCGAAGCGTATCTTCCTGGGGGAGTTTGGCCAAAATGAAAGCGCCGGCGGAAGTTTTATCGTTCGGGTCCCAAGAGCCGCGCACGGCGCCGGAGTAGCCGCGGACGCCCTTGGACTGACAGTTCAACAAAGCATCCTCCACCGCCCGGCGGCCGATGGCGTTGCGGCGCAAGATGCGGTCCATCTGCTCCAGCCGCTGATTCCCCTGCAACTGGCAGATGCTGGCCGCCATGTTCGAGCGTTTTTGGTCCCAGTTGCGCATAAACTCGCCGACAATCGTTTCCAAACAGCTGCGCATCGCGTCCACTATGCCGACCCAACCGCTTAGGGGATTCAACTGATTGGCCACCTCCTTCAAAATTCCCTGGGGGGTGGCGGCCTGCTGAGCCTGTTCCAGTTGATTGGCCAGATTCTGCAGGACATTTTCCAAAAGGGTAACGTTGCTGGGGTCGGTCAGGTATTGGGCGACCGACTGGCAGGCCGTGCCGATGATTACCTCTTTAATCAAATCCTTGAGCTTATCTTTTGCCACGCCGGTGGTGCCATCCACCGTCACCTGCTGGCCGGAGCCGAAAATGACAAACTCGTCGTCATCCAAGCGGCGAGGGGCTATTTTGGGAAAAATCACCCGTTCCGGTTTGACTTTCCAGCCGTCCGCCAGCCAATAGGATTGGGCGACATCGAGGGGGACTACCCAAGCCCGCACCGTATCTGCGGAATCCCTTTGGCTGGACCAGATGGTGTCGCCGGTAAGAGTCATCAAGCGGGCTTCTATGGCGCCGGGAGCGGGGGGCTTCAACTGGTACAGTAAAAATCCTTTGGTCGAGCCGGCGTTTTCGCACAACAGCTTGCCGAAGCGCTCCACCCCGATGGAAAAGCCGTTGAAGCCGACCGAACGGAGTTCCGGCAGAACCAAGGAGATCAAAAGATACACCCCGCGCGGGTATTCGGACCGCTCACCGTTGGCCCGTTCAGCCACCAAGTCATACCAGCCCAGGTCCGTTTCCTCGAATTTGAAAAACGCTTTGAGCCGGGTAGAATCAATCAAGTTTACCGTATCGGCCAGGATCGTATCTCTTCCCGGGCCGCTCTCCGAGCGGACCAGAAAGACCTCCGGATCGGAGGTCAGGGCGCGCAAGGCGCCGCTGGAAAACTGCTGGCCGGTAATTTCCAACGTGGCGGTATCGCCGGTGATCACCTCGTCCGGCGAAACAGAGAATATCAGAATGGTATCTCCCCCGCCGATGCCCTGCAGGTAAAGAGTTTTCAGCGGCAGGGCCGGGTCGTTGGAGGGGATTTTGATGCTGTCCAAAACGGAACCCAAGGCCGCGGGGGCGAAGCGAACCAGAAGGTGGCAGTCATCGGTAGTGTCGAAGGGAGACAAGCTCTGTCCGGAGCAGCCGTCCGTTATCAGGGAGAAGGGGGCGCTCGGCCCGATGATGCTGCCCAAGTTTAATTCCTTGGCCCCGGAATTCAGAACGGTAAGGGCCAGCGCGGCCGTATCTCCCGGCGTCACGTAACCGAAGTTTAAAGAGGAAGGGGTAACCGAAAGGTGCGGGTTCTGGCTGTATTTAATGGTGACGTAATCCCAGAGGTTGCCCGGAATTTTGCTTCCGCCGGTTACATACACATTGCCCACGGCATCGACGGCCAGGCCGCTCGGCCGGTCGTTTTCGTTGCCGCTGCCGTTGAAACGAACAACCCACTGCTGGACCCCGGCGTTGCTGTAGCGAAGGGTGGTGTAGTCGTCGGCGGCGTTGAAGGGAAACCCGACGTACCCCCTTCCGGTTACGTAGACGTTTCCGGCGGGGTCCGCCGCTATCGCCGTTGGAAAATCGTGGGGAATGTTCCCCGGGCTGTTATACAGGTTTACCCATTCTTGATTTCCCGCGGCGTCATACTTGATGGTGGCGAAGTCCTCGTAGGCCGGAAAGCCGCCCGCATCCGCGTGGCCGGTCACGTACGCGTTGCCAGCCCCATCCAGGGTCAGGTCAATGCCGATATCGTTGCCGTTGTGGTAGCGGCGCACCCAAACCGTGTCGCCGGTACTGTTATATCGAATGGTGGCAAAATCGTTAGCCGTGCCGGAGCCGATGCTCTGGCCGGTTACGTATACATCGCCCGACGCACTGACGGCGATGGCTTTGGCCTGGTCCGTGCTGTTTCCGGTTCCGTTGTAATGGCGCACCCAAGCGGTATCGCCGTTGGGGAGGTATTTGACCGTGGTATAGTCGATATTCGAGCCAACATTATAGCCCCAACCGCAGACATACGCGTTACCGGCTCCATCCATCGCCAGTTCCGCCGCCTCGTCCAAACTGTTTCCAGGCCCATTATAGCTCCGTGTCCAGAGCAGGTTGCCATTCGAGTCGTATTTGATGATGAGAAAATCCCCACCACCGGTTCCGGCGACATAGACGTTGCCGGAGGCATCCAACCCTATTCCCTTAGGCAGGTCACAGTTGGCCCCGCCGCTGTTATGCCGCCTCACCCAGAGGGTATCCCCGGAAGAGTTGTATTTGATGGTTACAAAATCCGAGCAAGTGCCGAAGCCGACGCTCTGGCCAGCTACATAGACATTGCCAGCGCCGTCCACAGCGACGGCGTCCCCCTGGTCAACGGCGCTTGAAAAACTGTAGCGGGCGGCCCACAACTCGTTTCCGCTCGGATCATATTTTATTGTGGCGATGTCCGTGCCTGAGCCGGAGGCATTGCTGCCGCCGGTGACGTAGACATTGCCGGAAGCGTCCACGGCGAGCGCATTAGGATAATCGTCCACCAAAGCCGGACCGTCGTAATTTTCACTCCAGGCGGTATCCACTTGGGCTTTGGCGTTCGGACCCAAAAAACAGAGAAGGCAGAGGAGAAGACAAACGGCCAAACTTGAAATGCCCACACGCTTCGGTTTTAAATAGCCGTGCCGTGGACCCAAGAGCAGGGGTGCATTAATCCCGTTTTGAAACATCTCTGTCCTCCTCTTTTAGTTCGTGACTATGCGGTGATTTACCCGGTTTTTGGCCGGGACTGCCCTCACTGGAAAAATTACGCAGATTTCGGAAAATTGTTGGAGGGGCGGTTATTGCCCATTTTAGGGTGGACGGACAAAAGGCTTGACAAGAATTTCCAAAAACCTATACTACGGAGCTTAGCCGGGGTCGCGTGGAGAAAAGCCCCAAAAAATGGAAGGAACTACGCCGGGCCGGATATCTGGCCGCCATTCCGGCGCTTTTGGCCATCGGGCCGATTTTGGGATGGTTTTTGGGGGACTTTCTGGATGGGAAAATCGGCACCGGCCCTTGGCTATCGTACGCCGGCATCTTAGTCGGATTTGTGGCGGCGGGACGGGAAGTGTACAAGCTGGCAAAGAGAGCCGGGGAGGAGTAAAAGCGATTCGTGAGCCCTGCCCTCTTGCAGCAGTTCGAAGCGAGGAAAGGTGAGCGGAATTCAAAATGCGCCTCACCCCCCGGCCCCCTCTCCGTAAACAGAGAGGGGGAGTTAAAACAGGTTGGTTCGGGAGCGGAGCTCCCTCACAACTTTAAGAATTCGGTTGGGTGAAAAATAAATGATCGTTCCGGAATTCATAAAACGGGTCACGGTTTTAAGCGCCGTTTTGTCGGCGGTGGCTTTTTTGTTTCTTTCGGTTTATTACCAATTTCCGTTTGCGTTGGCCTTTCTTTTGGGTGGGTGGTGGAGTTCTCTCAATCTGCTCGCTTTAGCGTTTATGGTGCAGCAGCTTTTGCGGACAGGACCGATTGACTGGACAACCGCGTTGGCCTCGATATTTATCAAGCTGCCACTTTTGTACGGGGTGGGGTTTTTCCTGGTGACTTGGAATTACCTTCCCAAGATGGGATTGGTAGCGGGGTTTTCGATCGTGTTTGCGGTCATCATTTTAAAGGGGTTGGGGCGGATGCTTTTGAAACTGGATGAGAAAGATGCACCTCACCCCCTGACCCCCTCTCCGCAAAGCAGAGAGGGGGAATTAGGCAGTTCGGGAGCGGATCTCCCTCACAAAAATCGTAGATGGCATAAGGAGGGGAACTTGATTTCGGGCGAGGCGTTCCGGGTATAATTTTTTTGGGTGAGTTAGAGAAAAAAATCACAAGCGACAGGTAGGATGATTTTAAACCTTTTAGACGAAACGGTTAAGCACGAAGAGGAAGTGAGCGAGCTTCCCAATATTCTGACTTTGATTTTCGGCCACCATCCCCACTCGGCAATCGGGAAGTTTTTGATTGAATACCAGAACATCTTCTTCGCATGGGTGGTTGCCGGGCTCATTTCGCTCGCCTTTTATCTGGCGTACCGAAAGCGGGAGATGGTTCCGGGGGGGCTTCAGAATCTCTTGGAGCTGGCCGTGGAGGGGCTGGACGGCATCGTCACCGGCATTTTGGGAAAGGACGGGCGCAAGTATCTGCCGTTTTTGGGGACACTCTTCCTCTACATCTTATTAATGAACTTGTTCGGGCTTATTCCCGGGTTGATGTCCCCCACGGGCGGGCCTTCGGGCGTGAACATCACGATGGCCTTGGCCATCTGCGTTTTTTGCTACGTGCAGTACACGGCCATCACCCGGCTCGGGCCTTTGAAATACGCCTATCATTTAATGGGGGAACCAAAGGGAGCCGTCGGCTGGTCCATGGTGCCTTTGATTTTGCCGGCGCATTTGGTCGGCGAAATCGCCAAGCCGATGAGTTTGGCGTTCCGGCTTTTCGGAAACATCACGGGCGAGGATATTCTGATTTTCGCCTTCGTGGGGCTGGGCATCGCCTTGACCAGCTTTCTGCCGGTCGGCGTTCCCCTGCAAGTGCCGTTTCTTTTTATGGCCCTTTTAACTTCCACCATTCAGGCCTTGGTTTTCACTTTGCTTTCGACCGTTTACTTTTCGCTCGTGCTGCCGCACGGGGAAGTTGAACATTAAACAAAAAAAGGAGGAGAAATGGATTATCACGTAGCATTAGCGTTCGCGCTGCCTTTGGCCATCGGCGTGGCGGCCATCGGCTCCGGGCTGGGCTTGGGGCGCGCGGTTCAAGGCGCCTTGGAAGCGATCGGCCGGCAGCCGGAGGCGTACGGCAAGATTTTGACCGCCATGATTGTAGGGGCGGGGCTTTGCGAAGCGCTCACCATCTACGCGCTCATCGTGTTCTTTATGATGCGCTCGGCCATCGTCCCGGTCGGCTAAGATGAACTTAGTCTGGCAACAGGTCCTAACCCAGATCGTCGGGTTCCTCATCGTCCTCTGGGTTTTGAAGCGGTTTGCTTGGAAGCCGATTTTAACGCTTCTCGAAGAGCGGCGGCAGAAAATCAAATCGGAGTTCGAGGCGGCCGCCCAGAAAAAGGAAGAGGCGAATCAGCTCCTCTCCTCCTACGAAGCGAAGCTGAAGGAGATTGACGCTTTGGCGCGGGCCAAAATCACCGAGGCGGTTGCCGAGGCGCAGAAAATCGCGGCGGAAATCAAGGAGGAGGCGCGCAAGGAGGGGCGGGAGCTGGTCACCCGTTCCCAGGCGGAAATTCAGCGGGAAATCGCCAAGGCGAAAGTCCAGTTGAAAGAGGACATGGTCGCCATCAGCTTGACGGCGACGGAGAAAATCATCTCCCAGAAACTGGACGAGCCGGGGCACCGGCGGCTGGTGGACGAGTACTTGACCCGGATTGAGCAGGTATGAGAAAAGTCGGCGAGGAGCGGATTGCCCGGCGGTATGCCGTGGCGCTTTTCCGTGCGGCGGGCGGCAAGCTGGACATCTACTTCGACGAAGCGAAGCATTTTTTGGAAATCTGGCGAAAGGAGCCCTCCTTTTCACGCCTGCTTTTGGCGCCGCATCTTTTGACCGAGGAAAAAAAGGAGTTTCTGGAACGTTTCTTTGCGGGAAAGGTGGAGCCGGTCTGGCTGGGGTTCTTCGGGCTTTTAATCGACAAGGGGCGGATTGGCTATTTTCCGCAGATAGCGGAAAACTTCATCCTCCTTGCCGAGGAGGCCAAGGGAATCATGCGGGCGCGGGTGCAGACGGCGGTGGCGCTTGGCTCGAAAGAGGCCGAGGCGTTGAAGACCAAGCTGGAAAAGAAGACCGGGCGGAAAATTTTGCTTTTGCCGGAGGTGAAGCCGGAGCTTTTGGGGGGGATGGTCGTGATTTTGAAAGACCAAATCATCGACGGGAGCGTGCGGCAGCGGCTAAATGAGTTGAAAGAGCAGCTGCTGGCTGTAAAAGTTGCGTAGGCAGTAGATCGTAGCGCGCAGATCGGAGCGGGCGATCGCCAGTTGCCCCTACGCGGTAGTGTTGAAGTAGTGCAAGCTGTAGCAGGGCAATTCGTGAATTGCCCGTACAATTAAAGTGAATTTGATGATGGAGGTGAGATAAAGATGGCGATAAAGCCGGAAGAAGTAAGTTCGATTCTGCAGAAGGAAATCAGCCAGTATCAGACCCGGCTGGAGATGGAGGAGGTGGGAACCATTCTCCAAGTCGGCGACGGGATCGCCCGGGTGTGGGGGCTGGAGAACGTGATGATGAGCGAGCTGGTGACCTTTCCCCACGACATCGTGGGGATGGTTTTGAACCTGGAGCAGGACAACTGCGGGGTGGCGATTTTCGGCTCCGACCAGCAAATCAAGGAAGGGGATTCCGTCCGCCGCACGGGAAAAATCGCCCAGGTTCCGGTCGGCGACGTGATGTGCGGGCGGGTGGTGAACGCGCTCGGGCAGCCGTTGGACGGCAAGGGGCCCATCGTCACCGATAAGTTTCGTCCTTTGGAAGGGCGGGCCGCGGGGGTTACCGAGCGGCAGCCGGTGAACCAGCCGGTGCAGACCGGGCTCAAGGCGATCGATTCCATGATTCCGATCGGGCGGGGCCAGCGGGAGCTTATCATCGGGGACCGGCAGACCGGCAAAACGGCGGTCGCCATTGACACCATCATCAACCAAAAAGGGAAAAATCTGTTCTGCATTTACGTCGCCGTGGGCCAGAAATCCTCCACCGTGGCGCAGGTGGTGAAAACGCTTTCCGACAACGGGGCGATGGATTACACGACCGTAGTGGTCGCCTCGGCCACCGACCCAGCGCCTTTGCAGTACATCGCCCCCTACGCGGGATGCGCCATCGGTGAGGAGTACTGCTACACCGGGCGGGATGCCTTAGTGATTTACGACGATTTGTCCAAGCATGCCCAGGCGTACCGGCAGCTTTCGCTTTTGCTCCGCCGACCGCCGGGACGGGAGGCGTATCCAGGGGACGTTTTCTATCTGCACTCCCGCCTTTTGGAGCGTGCAGTAAAACTTTCGGATGAAAAAGGAGGCGGGTCGCTCACCGCTTTGCCGGTCATCGAGACGCAGGCGGGGGACGTTTCGGCCTACATTCCCACCAACGTGATTTCCATCACCGACGGGCAGATATTTCTGGAGTCGGATTTGTTTTACGCCGGGATCCGGCCGGCCATCAACGTGGGGATCTCCGTTTCGCGCGTCGGCGGCAAGGCGCAAACCAAGGCGATGCGGAGAGTGGCCGGGCGTTTGCGTCTCGACTTGGCCCAGTACCGGGAGCTGGCGGCGTTTGCCCAGTTCGGCTCCGATCTGGATGAGGCGACGAGGGCGCAATTGACCCGCGGGGAACGCACCGTCGAGATTTTGAAACAGGGACAATACGAGCCGTTTCCCATCGAGCGGCAGGTGATGATTATTTTCGTAGCCACGCACGGGTATCTGGATGATTTGCCGCTCGAAACGGTCAAGCGGTTCGAGCAGGAGTTTTATCCCTTCATGGAAAAGGAATACCCGGACGTGGTGCACACCATCGCCCGCACCAAGGATATGGACAAGGCGACGGAGGCAAAACTGGACGAGGCGGCCAAGAAATTTCACGACCGGTTCAAGGCGGGGCTTAAGTAGGTCGTAGAGCGGAGAACGCAGGTCGGGAAATGCAGTCGATACGGGACATAAGAAGGCGGATTCGGTCGGTTTCCTCCACCCAGCAGATCACCAAGGCGATGGAGATGGTGGCGGCGGCCAAGCTGCGTCGCGCTCAAGGCCGATTGGCGCAGGCGCGGCCGTACGGCGAGAAGGCGGAGGAGATTTTGAAAAACCTCTCCGGAGCGGCGGCGGAGGTTTCCCATCCGCTTTTGGAAGTCCGGCCGGTCAAAAAAACCGTTCTGGTGGCGATCGCCTCCGACCGGGGGCTCTGCGGGTCGTACAACGCCAACGTCATCCGCCGCGCGGAGGTTTTTCTGAAGGATTACAATCCGGAGAACTGCGAGCTGGTTTTGGTCGGCAAAAAAGCGTTCGACTTCTACAAAAAGCGGAAGTGGAACGTGCGGAAGGTTTTTACCGATTTCGGCGGGAATCTGAATTTCGCCAAGGCGAAAACACTCGCCACGGAATTGATGAAGGCGTACGAAAACAAAGAGGTGGATCAAATCGTTCTCCTATACACGCGCTTTTTATCCACCAGCACCTACCGGGTGCATCTGGCGCCGTTTTTGCCGCTCGTGCCGGAGAAAAAGGGGGAGGTTTCCGGGGATTACATCTTCGAGCCCTCTCCGGCGGAGATTTTTCAGCATCTTGTTCCCCGGTTCTGTTTGACGCGGGTCGTTCTGGCCTTGGCCGAATCGTTCGCCTCCGAACACGGTTCGCGGATGATTTCGATGGGAGGAGCGACACGAAACGCGGGGGAGATGATCGATCATCTCACGTTGGTTCGCAACAAAGCGCGCCAGGCCTCGATAACCAAAGAAATTTTGGAAGTGGTCGGCGGGGCGGAAGCTTTACAGTAGCGGTGGAAGAAAAACAGGGTTATATTGGTTTAAATTTTTAATTCGAGGAGAAGGCAATGGCGGATGCAGTTGAAGAGACGATGGTGAAAACGGAAAAGACGGGAAAAACGGGAAAGGCGGACGGCAAAAAGGCCGGCGCCCTCGGAAAAGTGGTGCAGGTGATCGGCCCGACGGTGGATTTGGAGTTTCCTTCCGACCAGCTTCCGAACATTTTGAACGCCATCAAAATCGAAGACCCGGCGCACGGGATTGATTTGACCGTGGAGGCGGCCTCGCACGTCGGGGATAATTTGGTGCGCTGCGTGGCCTTGGCTTCCACAGACGGTTTGGTTCGGGGAATGACCGCCTACGACACCGGCGCGCCGATTTCGGTGCCGGTCGGCGAAGTGACCTTGGGCCGGCTTTTCAATCTTTTGGGGCAGCCGCTGGACGACATCGGACCGATTCCGGATTCGGCCAAAAAGTATCCGATTCACCGCCCGGCGCCGCCCCTTTCCGAGCAGGAAACCAAGGCAACGATGTTCGAGACCGGCATCAAGGTCATCGATTTGCTCGAGCCGTACGCCAAGGGGGGGAAAGTCGGTCTTTTCGGCGGCGCCGGAGTCGGCAAGACCGTAATCATCCAAGAACTCATCCGGAACATCGCCACGCAGCACGGCGGCTGCTCGGTATTCTCCGGCGTGGGGGAGCGAACCCGCGAGGGGAACGATTTGTGGCTGGAGATGAAGGAATCGGGCGTTTTGAAAAAGACGGCGCTCGTCTTCGGGCAGATGAACGAACCGCCGGGGGCGCGGCTGCGGGTCGGCTTGACAGGCCTCACTATGGCCGAATACTTCCGGGATGAAGCCGGGCAGGACGTTTTGCTTTTCATTGACAACATTTTCCGCTTTGTGCAGGCGGGTTCGGAAGTATCCGCGCTTTTGGGCCGGATGCCCTCCGCCGTCGGGTATCAACCGACTTTGGGTACCGAAATGGGGGCTTTGCAGGAGCGAATCACCTCCACCAAGACCGGCTCGATTACCTCCGTGCAGGCGATTTACGTGCCGGCGGATGATTTGACCGACCCGGCGCCGGCCACCACCTTCTCCCATTTGGACGCCACCACCGTGCTTTCGCGGCAGATTGCGGAACTGGGGCTTTATCCCGCCGTGGACCCGCTCGCTTCGACTTCGCGCATTCTGGACCCGAATGTAATCGGGGAGAACCATTATAATGTGGCGCGGCAGGTGCAGAAGATTTTGCAGCGCTACAAGGATTTGCAGGATATCATCGCCATTTTGGGGATGGACGAGCTTTCGGAAGAGGATAAAATCACCGTGGCGCGGGCGCGGAAAATCCAGCGCTTCCTATCGCAGCCGTTCTTCGTGGCGGAGGCGTTCACCGGGCAGCCGGGGAAATACGTAAAAGTGGAGGACACCGTGCGGGGGTTCCAGATGATTGTGGACGGGAAGATGGACGAGATTCCAGAGCAGGCATTCTACATGGTCGGGCCGATCGAGGAAGTGTACGAAAAGGCGGAGAAATTAAAGGCGGGGGCGGTCTAATAGAGAAATTTGGGGTCAGGGGATTTTTTTCCCCCTCCCCGCCCAGATTCCTCGCTTCGCTCGGAATGACAAATTAGAATGTATCAACTTTCGATTGTGACGCCGGACCGGGTTTTTTATGAAGGGGAGGTTGCATCCTTGACCGCTCCGGGAATGGCCGGATATTTGGGGGTTTTGACCGGGCATGCGCCGCTTTTGACCCCGCTGGCCACGGGCAAACTGACTTTTCGTGATGCTTCAGGCAAAAACTTTTTGGCAGCGCTTTCCGGCGGATTTTTGGAGGTTTCCAAAAAAGGGGTCATCCTTTTGGCCGATTCCATCGAGTTCCCGAACGAAATCGACCGGCAGCGGGCGGAACGGGCGGCGGAAAAAGCGCGCCAGCGGCTGGCCAAAAAAGAGGGGATCGACATTCCCCGGGCAACCGCCTCACTCAAACGGGCGGAAAACCGGCTGGCGGTGGTGCAAGAGGCAATGCTATCCGCCAATGCGGCGGCATAGGAAAATTTTCAACCAAATGGAGGCAGCATGAAGACGATTCTTTTGACCGTTCTGGCGGCCGCGGCGATTTTCGCCGGCTGCAAAAAAGAGGAGCAAAAAACCGAACAGAAGATGGAGGCGACCGCCGAAGTGCAAACCCCAGAGAGCAAACCCGCACCGGAGGCCGCCATGCCCTCGGATACGGCCAACCCCCAAGTGATTTTGGAG
Coding sequences:
- the atpD gene encoding F0F1 ATP synthase subunit beta; translated protein: MVKTEKTGKTGKADGKKAGALGKVVQVIGPTVDLEFPSDQLPNILNAIKIEDPAHGIDLTVEAASHVGDNLVRCVALASTDGLVRGMTAYDTGAPISVPVGEVTLGRLFNLLGQPLDDIGPIPDSAKKYPIHRPAPPLSEQETKATMFETGIKVIDLLEPYAKGGKVGLFGGAGVGKTVIIQELIRNIATQHGGCSVFSGVGERTREGNDLWLEMKESGVLKKTALVFGQMNEPPGARLRVGLTGLTMAEYFRDEAGQDVLLFIDNIFRFVQAGSEVSALLGRMPSAVGYQPTLGTEMGALQERITSTKTGSITSVQAIYVPADDLTDPAPATTFSHLDATTVLSRQIAELGLYPAVDPLASTSRILDPNVIGENHYNVARQVQKILQRYKDLQDIIAILGMDELSEEDKITVARARKIQRFLSQPFFVAEAFTGQPGKYVKVEDTVRGFQMIVDGKMDEIPEQAFYMVGPIEEVYEKAEKLKAGAV
- the atpC gene encoding ATP synthase F1 subunit epsilon, coding for MYQLSIVTPDRVFYEGEVASLTAPGMAGYLGVLTGHAPLLTPLATGKLTFRDASGKNFLAALSGGFLEVSKKGVILLADSIEFPNEIDRQRAERAAEKARQRLAKKEGIDIPRATASLKRAENRLAVVQEAMLSANAAA